A window of the Butyricimonas virosa genome harbors these coding sequences:
- a CDS encoding DUF4884 domain-containing protein, which yields MKKIIIIAIALLALTACESKQVEEVKASTNQSYPVEKLFTVDGITVYRFSDNDRYVYFTNRTGDVQYSYQKRVGKATKNVKVQTMCNNNGQENQH from the coding sequence ATGAAAAAGATTATCATTATCGCAATCGCACTCTTAGCCCTGACAGCGTGCGAATCAAAACAAGTTGAAGAAGTCAAGGCGAGTACAAACCAATCTTACCCGGTTGAAAAACTATTCACGGTTGACGGTATCACGGTTTATCGTTTCAGTGACAATGACCGTTACGTTTACTTCACAAACAGAACGGGCGATGTTCAATACAGTTATCAAAAGCGGGTTGGAAAAGCAACAAAGAATGTCAAGGTTCAAACAATGTGTAACAACAATGGGCAGGAAAATCAACATTGA